Proteins co-encoded in one Candidatus Limnocylindrales bacterium genomic window:
- a CDS encoding PatB family C-S lyase produces MSFDDLDIQALRRRTGAKWARCEDDVLPAWVADMDYPVAEPIRRVLQTMIADSDLGYATGPDVDGVQTAFARRMHERFGWHVDPARVEVLTDVVQGMHLAIQAFTAATDAIVTPVPIYPPFLEAVHVTGRRPVWKRYVRGGSGYEIDFERLRAEMVPETRLLLLCNPHNPTGRVLTRDELMKLAELAVERDLLVLSDEIHAELTYTGHQHIPLAMLGPEIAARTITLTSATKAFNMAGLRCSFAAFGSEEPHRQFRRLHHHHARGGIGSLGMAATVAAWTQCQDWQDEVMRYLQGNRDLVADHVARSWPAVAHVAPQATYLSWLDLGALQLEGSPRDLLLEKCRVMLADGEAFGEGGRGCVRLNFATSRPILREILGRMDTVLRNPA; encoded by the coding sequence GTGAGCTTCGACGACCTCGACATCCAGGCGCTGCGCCGTCGTACCGGCGCCAAGTGGGCGCGCTGCGAGGATGACGTTCTGCCGGCGTGGGTCGCTGACATGGACTACCCGGTGGCCGAGCCGATCCGCCGCGTCCTCCAGACGATGATCGCCGATTCCGACCTGGGCTATGCGACCGGGCCCGACGTCGACGGCGTGCAGACGGCGTTCGCGCGACGGATGCACGAGCGCTTCGGCTGGCACGTCGACCCGGCGCGCGTCGAGGTGCTGACCGACGTGGTGCAGGGCATGCACCTGGCGATCCAGGCGTTCACTGCGGCTACCGATGCGATCGTCACTCCGGTTCCGATCTATCCACCGTTCCTCGAGGCCGTGCACGTCACCGGTCGCCGGCCGGTGTGGAAGCGCTACGTCCGCGGCGGCAGCGGTTACGAGATCGATTTCGAGCGCCTGCGAGCCGAGATGGTGCCCGAGACGCGCCTGCTTCTGCTGTGCAACCCGCACAATCCCACCGGCCGCGTGCTGACGCGCGACGAGCTGATGAAGCTGGCCGAGCTGGCGGTGGAGCGCGACCTCCTGGTCCTGTCCGACGAGATCCACGCCGAGCTGACCTACACCGGCCACCAGCACATCCCGCTGGCGATGCTGGGACCGGAGATCGCCGCCCGCACGATCACGCTGACGTCGGCGACCAAGGCGTTCAACATGGCGGGGCTGCGCTGCTCGTTCGCCGCCTTCGGCAGCGAGGAGCCGCACCGGCAGTTTCGCCGCCTGCACCATCATCACGCACGAGGCGGCATCGGATCGCTCGGCATGGCCGCGACGGTGGCCGCGTGGACGCAGTGCCAGGACTGGCAGGACGAGGTGATGCGCTATCTGCAGGGCAACCGCGATCTCGTCGCCGACCACGTCGCGCGCAGCTGGCCGGCCGTCGCGCACGTGGCGCCGCAGGCGACGTACCTTTCGTGGCTGGACCTCGGCGCCCTGCAGCTCGAAGGGTCGCCGCGCGACCTGCTGCTCGAGAAATGCCGCGTCATGCTCGCCGACGGCGAAGCCTTCGGCGAGGGCGGCCGCGGGTGCGTGCGGCTGAACTTCGCGACCTCCCGCCCGATCCTGCGCGAGATCCTCGGCCGGATGGACACGGTTCTGCGCAATCCGGCGTGA
- a CDS encoding dienelactone hydrolase family protein, translated as MPQTDMTRPDPLDDFECRSVELLGRPKPVFVAGGGPAVIVISEMPGITPYVARFARWIRDAGFTVWMPVLFGNPGQPFSLPYVIKSVARACISSEFRAFAANASSPVTQWLRALAAHAYPLCGGKGVGAIGMCFTGNFALSMMLEPAMLAPVLAQPSLPVTDHAGMHIAPEELAKVKERLEREDLTVLAYRFAGDSMCRAERFAAYERALGDRFVGRVLPDSAANPAAPMKNPHSVVTLHLIDEHNQPTRKAVEEIIEFFGMRLR; from the coding sequence ATGCCGCAAACCGACATGACCCGGCCCGACCCGCTCGACGACTTCGAATGCCGCTCGGTCGAGCTGCTGGGAAGGCCCAAGCCGGTGTTCGTGGCGGGAGGCGGGCCGGCCGTCATCGTCATCAGCGAGATGCCCGGAATCACGCCCTACGTCGCAAGGTTCGCACGCTGGATCCGCGACGCCGGCTTCACCGTCTGGATGCCGGTGCTGTTCGGCAATCCCGGTCAACCCTTTTCGCTGCCCTACGTCATAAAATCGGTTGCCCGGGCATGCATCAGCTCGGAGTTTCGCGCCTTCGCCGCCAACGCCTCCAGTCCCGTCACGCAATGGCTGCGTGCGCTGGCCGCTCATGCCTATCCGTTGTGCGGCGGCAAGGGCGTGGGTGCCATCGGCATGTGCTTCACCGGCAACTTCGCCCTGTCGATGATGCTGGAGCCGGCCATGCTGGCGCCCGTGCTGGCGCAGCCGTCGCTGCCCGTCACCGATCACGCGGGAATGCACATCGCGCCCGAGGAGCTGGCGAAGGTGAAGGAACGCCTCGAGCGTGAAGACCTGACGGTGCTCGCCTACCGCTTCGCCGGCGACAGCATGTGCCGCGCCGAGCGCTTCGCGGCTTACGAGCGCGCGCTCGGCGACCGCTTCGTCGGCCGCGTGCTCCCCGACAGCGCCGCCAACCCCGCCGCCCCCATGAAGAACCCGCACAGCGTGGTCACGCTCCATCTCATCGACGAGCACAACCAGCCCACGAGGAAGGCGGTCGAGGAGATCATCGAGTTCTTCGGCATGCGGTTGCGGTAG
- a CDS encoding succinate dehydrogenase cytochrome b subunit, protein MKRILTLLGSTIGQKVLMGATGLLMIAFLIAHMAANLLVLFDAQGYNEYSHKLITNPLIYLAEFGLVVLFVAHFVTGFRLTKENRDARPDGYHLKQPVGPPSRKSLASSTMILTGVVLLVFVPLHLKTFKFGHWYETADGAMRDLHKLVIEVFQSPGYTAWYLIALPLLGFHAWHGFGSAFESMGVSYKRQLRMAGQALAVILTAGFMAVPVWVFFYGGGQ, encoded by the coding sequence ATGAAGCGAATCCTGACGCTGCTCGGTTCGACGATCGGTCAGAAGGTGCTGATGGGAGCAACCGGTCTGCTGATGATCGCGTTCCTGATCGCGCACATGGCCGCCAACCTCCTGGTCCTGTTCGATGCGCAGGGCTACAACGAATACAGCCACAAGCTCATCACCAACCCTCTCATCTATCTCGCCGAGTTCGGCCTCGTCGTCCTGTTCGTCGCGCATTTCGTCACCGGCTTTCGTCTGACCAAGGAGAACCGCGACGCGCGGCCGGATGGTTATCACCTCAAGCAGCCGGTGGGGCCGCCGAGCCGCAAGAGCCTGGCTTCCTCCACGATGATCCTGACGGGCGTGGTGCTGCTGGTGTTCGTTCCGCTTCATCTGAAGACGTTCAAGTTCGGCCACTGGTACGAGACGGCCGACGGCGCCATGCGCGATCTCCACAAGCTCGTCATCGAGGTCTTCCAGAGCCCCGGCTACACCGCCTGGTACTTGATCGCGCTTCCGCTGCTCGGCTTTCACGCCTGGCACGGCTTCGGCAGCGCTTTCGAGTCCATGGGCGTCTCCTACAAGCGCCAGCTTCGCATGGCGGGACAGGCGCTTGCGGTGATTCTGACGGCCGGCTTCATGGCAGTGCCGGTGTGGGTGTTCTTCTACGGAGGTGGGCAGTGA
- a CDS encoding fumarate reductase/succinate dehydrogenase flavoprotein subunit has product MSQGTILDGKVPGGPIETMWETHKAHMNLVNPANRRKYNIIVVGTGLAGASAAASLGELGYNVLAFTILDSPRRSHSIAAQGGINAAKNYKNDGDSIYRLFYDTVKGGDYRAREGNVYRLAESSVRIIDQCVAQGVPFAREYGGLLDNRSFGGAQVSRTFYARGQTGQQLLLGAYQALLRQVDAGTVTVLPRREMLDLVIVGGRARGIVCRNLVNGTYERYVGHAVLLATGGYGNAYYLSTNAGNSNVTAAWRCARRGALFANPSFAQIHPTCIPETGTHQSKLTLMSESLRNDGRVWVPVEAGDKRSPKQIPEHERDYYLERRYPAFGNLVPRDVASRAAKAVCDEGRGVGPTGRAVYLDFTDAIQRLGADVIRDRYGNLFDMYEHIAGENPYEVPMKIYPAIHYTMGGLWVDYHLMSNIEGLFVLGEANFSDHGANRLGASALMQGLGDGYFVVPYTLANYLGGTRLEPVGKDHDAFAEAEAAVEARIQKLLQAKGDVSVKEYHRRLGRVLWDKVGMARNRKGLQEALAEVHALRDEYQHKVAVTGTSEDFNKQLEYALRVDDYMEFADMMVRDALDREESCGCHFREEYQTEDGECMRNDAQYAYVAAWEFTGRGKTPVLHKEPLEFKHVELKQRSYK; this is encoded by the coding sequence GTGAGCCAGGGCACCATCCTCGACGGCAAGGTCCCTGGCGGTCCGATCGAGACCATGTGGGAGACGCACAAGGCCCACATGAACCTGGTCAACCCGGCCAATCGCCGCAAGTACAACATCATCGTCGTCGGGACGGGGCTGGCGGGCGCGTCGGCGGCGGCCAGCCTGGGCGAGCTCGGCTACAACGTCCTGGCTTTCACGATCCTGGACAGCCCGCGCCGCAGCCACAGCATCGCGGCACAAGGCGGCATCAACGCCGCCAAGAACTACAAGAACGACGGCGACTCCATCTACCGCCTCTTCTACGACACGGTGAAGGGCGGCGACTATCGCGCCCGCGAGGGCAACGTCTACCGGCTCGCCGAGAGCAGCGTGCGCATCATCGACCAGTGCGTGGCGCAGGGCGTGCCGTTCGCGCGCGAATACGGCGGCCTTCTCGACAACCGCTCCTTCGGCGGCGCGCAGGTCTCGCGCACGTTCTACGCCCGCGGTCAGACTGGACAGCAGCTCCTCCTGGGCGCCTACCAGGCCCTGCTGCGTCAGGTCGATGCCGGCACCGTCACCGTTCTGCCGCGCCGCGAGATGCTCGATCTCGTCATCGTCGGCGGCCGCGCCCGAGGCATCGTCTGCCGCAACCTCGTCAACGGGACGTACGAGCGGTATGTCGGGCATGCGGTTCTGCTGGCCACCGGCGGCTACGGCAACGCCTACTACCTGTCCACCAACGCCGGCAACAGCAACGTGACCGCCGCCTGGCGTTGCGCGCGGCGCGGCGCGCTGTTCGCCAATCCGAGCTTCGCGCAGATCCACCCGACCTGCATTCCGGAGACCGGGACGCATCAGAGCAAGCTGACCCTCATGTCGGAGAGCCTGCGCAACGACGGCCGCGTGTGGGTGCCCGTGGAAGCGGGCGACAAGCGCAGCCCCAAGCAGATTCCCGAGCACGAGCGCGACTACTATCTGGAGCGCCGCTACCCGGCATTCGGCAACCTGGTGCCGCGTGATGTCGCCTCGCGCGCCGCCAAGGCCGTCTGCGACGAAGGTCGCGGCGTGGGTCCCACCGGCCGCGCCGTCTATCTCGACTTCACCGACGCCATCCAGCGCCTGGGCGCCGACGTCATCCGCGACCGTTACGGCAACCTGTTCGACATGTACGAGCACATCGCCGGCGAGAATCCGTACGAAGTGCCGATGAAGATCTACCCGGCCATCCACTACACGATGGGCGGCCTGTGGGTCGACTATCATCTGATGAGCAACATCGAGGGATTGTTCGTGCTCGGCGAGGCCAACTTCTCCGACCATGGCGCCAACCGCCTCGGCGCCAGTGCGCTGATGCAGGGGCTGGGCGACGGCTATTTCGTCGTCCCGTACACGCTGGCGAACTACCTCGGCGGCACCAGGCTCGAGCCGGTCGGCAAGGACCACGATGCTTTCGCCGAAGCCGAAGCCGCGGTGGAGGCGCGCATCCAGAAGCTGCTGCAGGCCAAGGGCGACGTCTCGGTGAAGGAGTACCACCGCCGCCTAGGCCGCGTGCTGTGGGACAAGGTCGGCATGGCGCGCAACCGCAAGGGGCTGCAGGAGGCGCTGGCGGAGGTGCATGCGCTGCGCGACGAATACCAGCACAAGGTCGCCGTCACCGGCACCAGCGAGGACTTCAACAAGCAGCTCGAGTACGCGCTGCGCGTCGACGACTACATGGAGTTCGCCGACATGATGGTGCGCGATGCGCTCGACCGCGAGGAGTCATGCGGCTGCCACTTCCGCGAGGAGTATCAGACCGAAGACGGCGAGTGCATGCGAAACGACGCGCAATACGCGTACGTGGCGGCGTGGGAGTTCACGGGCCGCGGCAAGACGCCGGTGCTGCACAAGGAGCCGCTCGAGTTCAAGCACGTCGAGCTCAAGCAGCGCAGCTACAAGTGA
- a CDS encoding NAD(P)/FAD-dependent oxidoreductase, producing MSDLSDTDHPDTEAPRPVDLDALREKYRRERDKRVRADGNEQYVEVAGRFAHYLDDPYVEPGFRREPRTDEVEVVVIGGGFGGLLAGARLRQAGVEDIRMIDPAGDFGGTWYWNRYPGIACDIESYTYLPLLEEVGYVPREKYAGGAEILAHAQAIGRRFDLYRDACFQTRVEELRWDEAASRWIVSTNHGDRMRARFVVLATGPLNRPKLPGIGGIDSFRGHSFHASRWDYRYTGGSSEGGLTGLTGKRVGVIGTGATAVQIVPHLGEWAQHLYVFQRTPSSVDVKINPPTDPQWAASLQAGWHQHRMDNFNNLVSGVPQGEDLVHDGWTDIITRLLLGIQAGQTIDFTPEGIARAVEMADFEKMESIRARIDATVKDPATAAALKPWYRQFCKRPCFHNEYLETFNRDNVTLVDTEGRGVDRITERGVVVGPREYELDCLIFATGFEVGTDYCRRAGMQIYGRDGMSLTEWWSEGVRTLHGMHVHGFPNCFLMSNSQAGFTANYPHMLNEQAKHLTYIIDKARREGLRRVEASNEAVRQWIDRCIEKAGAGMMFLENCTPGYYNNEGKLSERSVQNGFYGGGTGSPEFIALLEQWRADGKLAGIEVA from the coding sequence ATGAGTGATCTTTCCGACACCGATCATCCAGACACGGAGGCTCCCAGGCCCGTCGATCTCGATGCACTGCGCGAGAAGTACCGCCGCGAGCGCGACAAGCGTGTTCGCGCCGACGGCAACGAGCAGTACGTCGAAGTGGCCGGCCGCTTCGCCCACTACCTCGACGATCCGTACGTCGAGCCCGGTTTCCGGCGCGAGCCTCGGACGGACGAGGTCGAGGTGGTGGTGATCGGCGGCGGCTTCGGCGGATTGCTGGCGGGGGCGAGGCTTCGGCAGGCGGGCGTCGAAGACATCCGCATGATCGATCCAGCCGGCGATTTCGGCGGCACCTGGTACTGGAACCGCTATCCGGGAATAGCCTGCGACATCGAGTCGTACACGTATCTGCCGCTGCTCGAGGAAGTGGGCTACGTGCCCAGGGAGAAGTACGCGGGCGGCGCCGAGATTCTCGCGCACGCGCAGGCGATCGGCCGCAGGTTCGATCTCTACCGCGATGCCTGCTTCCAGACGCGCGTCGAGGAGCTGCGCTGGGACGAGGCAGCCTCGCGCTGGATCGTCTCGACGAATCACGGCGACCGCATGCGCGCGCGCTTCGTCGTGCTCGCGACCGGGCCGCTCAATCGTCCGAAGCTGCCGGGCATTGGCGGCATCGACAGCTTCCGCGGCCACTCCTTTCACGCCAGCCGCTGGGACTACCGCTACACGGGCGGCAGTTCCGAGGGCGGCCTGACAGGTCTGACCGGCAAGCGCGTGGGCGTCATCGGCACCGGCGCGACGGCGGTGCAGATCGTGCCGCATCTCGGCGAGTGGGCGCAGCACCTGTACGTCTTCCAGCGCACGCCCTCCTCGGTCGACGTCAAGATCAATCCGCCCACCGATCCGCAGTGGGCGGCCTCCCTGCAGGCGGGCTGGCATCAGCATCGGATGGACAACTTCAACAACCTGGTCTCGGGCGTGCCGCAGGGAGAGGACCTCGTCCATGACGGCTGGACCGACATCATCACCAGGCTGCTGCTCGGGATTCAGGCGGGCCAGACGATCGACTTCACGCCCGAAGGCATCGCGCGAGCCGTGGAGATGGCCGATTTCGAGAAGATGGAGTCGATCCGCGCGCGCATCGACGCGACGGTCAAGGATCCGGCGACGGCCGCGGCGCTCAAGCCCTGGTACCGCCAGTTCTGCAAGCGTCCCTGCTTCCACAACGAGTATCTGGAGACGTTCAACCGCGACAACGTCACCCTCGTCGACACCGAAGGGCGCGGCGTGGATCGCATCACCGAGCGCGGCGTGGTCGTGGGCCCGCGCGAGTACGAACTGGACTGCCTGATCTTCGCCACCGGCTTCGAGGTCGGCACCGACTACTGCCGCCGCGCCGGAATGCAGATCTACGGCCGCGACGGCATGAGCCTGACCGAGTGGTGGTCCGAGGGCGTCCGCACGCTGCACGGCATGCACGTGCACGGCTTCCCCAACTGCTTCCTGATGAGCAACTCGCAGGCCGGCTTCACCGCCAACTACCCGCACATGCTGAACGAGCAGGCCAAGCACCTGACCTACATCATCGACAAGGCCCGCCGCGAGGGGCTGCGGCGCGTCGAAGCGAGCAACGAGGCCGTGCGCCAGTGGATCGACCGCTGCATCGAGAAGGCGGGCGCGGGGATGATGTTCCTCGAGAACTGCACGCCCGGCTACTACAACAACGAGGGCAAGCTGTCCGAGCGCAGCGTGCAGAACGGCTTCTATGGCGGCGGCACCGGCTCGCCCGAGTTCATCGCGCTGCTCGAGCAGTGGCGCGCCGACGGAAAGCTGGCGGGCATCGAGGTCGCGTGA
- a CDS encoding amidohydrolase family protein — MSDSEAILDPELPIIDPHHHLWDRPTEILKNLPPLQHPFMDIIHEVPRYLLDELLADLRCGHDVRATVYLECGAMYRADGPPELSCVGETEFVNGIAAMTASGLYGNVRACAAIVGHVDLTMGARVEEVLRAHIAAAPARFRGIRQSASYDEDFNVLGPLAGRAPQGLYLDSRFREGFACLERLGLSFDAWMLEPQLPDLIDLARAFPQTTIVLDHVGTPLGIGAYQGRREERFDVWRRSIRELASCPNVVVKLGGLAMPFAAFPWSYAKPAQSSEQLAQAWKPYIETCIEAFGPTRAMFESNYPVDSYTGSYRLLWNAFKRIAAGCSVAEKRELFSGTASRVYRVQI, encoded by the coding sequence ATGAGCGACAGCGAGGCGATTCTCGACCCCGAGCTTCCCATCATCGATCCGCACCACCATCTGTGGGATCGTCCCACGGAGATCCTCAAGAACCTCCCGCCGCTGCAGCACCCGTTCATGGACATCATCCATGAGGTCCCCCGGTATCTGCTCGATGAATTGCTCGCGGACCTGCGCTGCGGGCACGACGTGCGCGCGACCGTCTACCTGGAGTGCGGCGCCATGTACCGCGCCGACGGGCCGCCCGAGCTGAGCTGCGTCGGCGAGACCGAATTCGTCAACGGCATCGCGGCGATGACGGCGAGCGGGCTCTACGGCAACGTGCGGGCCTGCGCCGCCATCGTCGGTCATGTGGATCTGACGATGGGTGCACGGGTCGAGGAGGTCCTGCGCGCGCACATTGCAGCGGCGCCGGCGCGTTTCCGCGGAATTCGCCAGAGCGCATCGTACGACGAGGACTTCAACGTGCTGGGGCCTCTGGCGGGCAGAGCGCCGCAGGGGCTGTATCTGGACTCCCGTTTTCGTGAAGGGTTCGCGTGCCTGGAGCGCCTCGGCCTGTCTTTCGATGCGTGGATGCTCGAGCCGCAGCTTCCCGACCTGATCGACCTGGCCCGCGCGTTCCCGCAGACGACGATCGTGCTCGACCACGTCGGCACGCCTTTGGGCATAGGCGCCTACCAGGGCCGCCGCGAGGAGCGCTTCGACGTCTGGCGCAGAAGCATCCGCGAGCTGGCGAGCTGCCCGAACGTGGTCGTCAAGCTGGGCGGGCTGGCGATGCCGTTTGCCGCGTTCCCGTGGTCGTACGCGAAGCCGGCACAATCGTCGGAGCAGCTCGCGCAGGCATGGAAGCCGTACATCGAGACCTGCATCGAAGCGTTCGGTCCGACCCGCGCCATGTTCGAGAGCAACTATCCCGTCGACAGCTACACGGGCAGCTACCGGCTGTTGTGGAATGCGTTCAAACGCATCGCCGCCGGCTGTTCCGTCGCCGAAAAGCGGGAGCTCTTCAGCGGCACCGCGTCGCGCGTGTACCGCGTGCAGATCTAG
- a CDS encoding succinate dehydrogenase/fumarate reductase iron-sulfur subunit, producing METTNSRQATMTVKVRVWRQANAEAAGRFVEYVVRNVVPDMSFLEMLDVLNEQLVSEGQDVIAFDSDCREGICGSCGCMVNGIAHGPGTGKTVCQLFMRVFRDGEQITVEPFRAKAFPVVKDLVVNRSALDRIVSAGGYVSVNTGAPRDANEILIGKETADKAFDAAACIGCGACVAACKNASAVLFTGAKVAHLAYLPQGHPERYRRAVRMVEQMESEGFGACSNEGECEAVCPKRISTRHIQILQREYLKGMLRGA from the coding sequence ATGGAGACGACGAACAGCAGACAGGCCACGATGACCGTCAAGGTCCGCGTCTGGCGACAGGCCAACGCCGAGGCCGCGGGTCGCTTCGTCGAATACGTGGTCAGGAACGTCGTGCCCGACATGTCGTTCCTCGAGATGCTCGACGTGCTCAACGAGCAGCTCGTGTCCGAAGGTCAGGACGTCATCGCGTTCGACTCCGACTGCCGTGAAGGAATCTGCGGCTCGTGCGGCTGCATGGTCAACGGCATCGCGCACGGCCCGGGCACCGGCAAGACCGTCTGCCAGCTGTTCATGCGGGTGTTCAGGGACGGCGAGCAGATCACGGTGGAGCCGTTTCGCGCGAAGGCGTTTCCGGTCGTCAAGGATCTCGTCGTCAACCGCAGTGCGCTCGACCGCATCGTTTCGGCCGGCGGCTACGTCTCCGTCAACACCGGCGCGCCGCGCGACGCCAACGAGATCCTCATTGGCAAGGAGACCGCCGACAAGGCCTTCGATGCCGCAGCCTGCATCGGCTGCGGCGCCTGCGTGGCCGCGTGCAAGAACGCCTCTGCCGTTCTCTTCACCGGCGCCAAGGTCGCGCACCTCGCGTATCTGCCGCAGGGGCATCCCGAGCGTTACCGCCGTGCGGTGCGCATGGTCGAGCAGATGGAGAGCGAGGGCTTCGGCGCCTGCTCCAACGAAGGGGAATGCGAGGCCGTCTGCCCCAAGCGCATCTCCACCCGGCACATCCAGATTCTGCAGCGCGAGTACCTGAAGGGAATGCTGCGCGGCGCGTAG
- a CDS encoding response regulator transcription factor translates to MQILVIEDDAKIAQAVRQGLSAEGFEISVARTGDEGLARLDEQGFDLVVLDWMLPGQDGISVLRNMRERGVATPVLLVTARDAVEDRVLGLDSGADDYLVKPFAFAELLARIRALLRRRAHEEPSTHKIADLTVDVQARRVTRGEQEILLTPREYDLLVYLLRHQPQVVTRRMLAAEVWREPNRATPLDNVIDVHVAHLRKKIDDGHSRKLIHTVRGVGFVVRAGDE, encoded by the coding sequence ATGCAGATCCTCGTCATCGAAGACGATGCCAAGATCGCCCAGGCCGTGCGGCAGGGCCTGTCCGCCGAGGGCTTCGAGATCAGCGTGGCGCGCACCGGCGACGAGGGCCTCGCACGGCTGGACGAGCAGGGCTTCGACCTGGTCGTGCTCGACTGGATGCTGCCGGGGCAGGACGGCATCTCGGTGCTGCGCAACATGCGCGAGCGCGGGGTGGCGACCCCGGTCCTGCTGGTGACGGCGCGCGACGCGGTCGAAGATCGCGTGCTCGGCCTGGACAGCGGCGCCGACGATTACCTGGTCAAGCCGTTCGCGTTCGCGGAGCTGCTGGCGCGCATCCGGGCGCTCCTGCGCCGCCGCGCGCACGAAGAGCCGAGCACGCACAAGATCGCCGACCTGACCGTGGACGTGCAGGCTCGCCGCGTCACGCGCGGGGAGCAGGAGATCCTGCTGACGCCGCGCGAGTACGACCTGCTCGTCTATCTGCTGCGCCATCAGCCGCAGGTGGTCACGCGCCGCATGCTGGCCGCCGAGGTGTGGCGCGAGCCGAACCGTGCCACGCCGCTCGACAACGTCATCGACGTGCACGTCGCGCATCTGCGAAAGAAGATCGACGACGGGCATTCGCGAAAGCTCATCCACACGGTGCGCGGCGTCGGCTTCGTCGTGCGCGCGGGCGACGAGTGA
- a CDS encoding dockerin type I domain-containing protein, translating into MPPFTANLALAAGLGALALLFPARAIGASCGDANGTNGTNATDALVVLRKAVGGNQSCPPCACDVNADGGVSATDALAVLRRAVGLTRFLACFAGQECTTPQPLLSELIDDSVDAGALLAIEAGGFDQEKSHVMRVFSGTTLSIEIPTVIAQEGAAAAAMPPLTSALAVKVQVLEGKGSSTRASNVLAGPTIAPLPVPPNPPGQVTRDFLAGAIARSQQLIDEIEMRDDAEFDVAADALADSMAALQTLDSLVQSAAAGGMPSLGFFDGQPFALTQADVVQVDALLLAMLKARAEHVDASPALAARAAGDGARAPLARGAAQSRAHVSTPRAAGDCGQNFADTYYNDLKNGQPTTASRPGYFSAPCAADAFGTGFAVAQGSAALGVGVLAAAGAPAIALSLPAAAIGYVTIVGGNGLIAVGGALGAAAEGSLELVKQGIRTVDLSMRAMLDDIVLPDLDGVIRELAMAVYELAPNITDPPPPPTTTTVTSSSTTTMGSGVGCFCCCAFWDGVENPFYCLESSQPQQPSNGETAVCSEYGPDFCGTGFCEN; encoded by the coding sequence ATGCCCCCTTTCACTGCGAACCTGGCGCTCGCTGCCGGGCTGGGCGCTCTCGCCCTCCTGTTTCCCGCTCGGGCCATCGGCGCATCCTGCGGCGATGCGAACGGCACCAACGGCACCAACGCCACCGACGCGCTGGTGGTTCTGCGAAAGGCGGTGGGAGGCAATCAGAGCTGTCCTCCCTGCGCGTGCGACGTCAATGCGGATGGCGGCGTCAGCGCCACCGACGCGCTTGCGGTGCTACGGCGGGCCGTCGGGCTGACTCGCTTCCTGGCCTGCTTCGCCGGTCAGGAGTGCACGACGCCGCAGCCGCTGCTCTCCGAGCTGATCGACGACAGCGTGGATGCCGGCGCGCTCCTGGCCATCGAGGCTGGCGGATTCGACCAGGAGAAATCGCACGTGATGCGCGTCTTCTCCGGCACCACGCTCTCGATCGAGATCCCGACCGTGATCGCGCAGGAAGGCGCTGCCGCGGCTGCGATGCCGCCACTGACCTCGGCCCTGGCCGTCAAGGTCCAGGTCCTGGAAGGCAAAGGCTCTTCCACCAGAGCCTCCAACGTCCTTGCCGGACCGACCATCGCGCCGCTGCCGGTTCCGCCCAACCCGCCCGGCCAGGTGACACGCGACTTCCTCGCCGGCGCCATCGCGCGCAGCCAGCAGCTCATCGATGAGATCGAGATGCGTGATGACGCCGAGTTCGATGTCGCCGCCGACGCCCTGGCCGATTCGATGGCGGCGCTGCAGACGCTCGACAGCCTCGTCCAATCGGCCGCAGCCGGCGGCATGCCGTCGCTGGGGTTCTTCGACGGTCAGCCTTTCGCGCTTACGCAGGCCGATGTCGTTCAGGTGGACGCGCTGCTGCTGGCGATGCTGAAGGCGCGCGCCGAGCACGTCGACGCGTCGCCCGCGCTGGCTGCGCGCGCCGCGGGCGACGGCGCCAGGGCTCCGCTCGCTCGAGGCGCGGCACAATCGCGTGCGCACGTTTCGACTCCACGCGCCGCGGGCGACTGCGGGCAGAATTTCGCCGATACCTATTACAACGACCTGAAGAACGGGCAGCCGACGACCGCATCGCGGCCGGGATATTTCTCGGCTCCGTGCGCGGCCGACGCATTCGGCACCGGCTTTGCCGTTGCCCAGGGCTCGGCGGCGCTGGGCGTGGGCGTGCTCGCGGCTGCGGGAGCGCCCGCCATCGCTCTGTCGCTGCCGGCGGCCGCCATCGGGTACGTCACGATCGTCGGCGGCAACGGGCTGATTGCGGTCGGTGGCGCGCTCGGCGCGGCAGCCGAGGGCTCTCTCGAGCTGGTCAAGCAGGGCATCCGCACCGTCGACCTGTCGATGCGCGCGATGCTCGACGACATCGTGCTGCCCGATCTCGATGGCGTCATCCGCGAGTTGGCGATGGCGGTCTACGAACTGGCGCCGAACATCACCGATCCGCCGCCGCCGCCGACGACGACCACGGTGACGTCATCGTCGACGACGACGATGGGCTCCGGCGTCGGATGCTTCTGTTGCTGCGCTTTCTGGGACGGCGTCGAGAATCCGTTCTACTGTCTGGAGTCCTCGCAGCCGCAGCAGCCGAGCAACGGCGAGACCGCCGTCTGCTCCGAGTACGGTCCCGACTTCTGCGGCACCGGGTTCTGTGAAAACTGA